One genomic region from Enterobacter hormaechei ATCC 49162 encodes:
- a CDS encoding DUF1615 domain-containing protein codes for MPFAVPRALPLTLLAAFVLAGCAEKGAAPLKEGEKPVDVASVVRQKMPASVKDRSAWADALATTFKSQKIAPTEENICSVLAVAQQESMYQSDPVVPGLNKIAWKEIDRRAESMHIPVFLVHTALKITSPNGKSYSERLDTVKTEKQLSAIFDDFINMVPMGQKLFGSLNPVHTGGPMQVSIAFAEKHTDGYPWDIDGTVRQEVFSLRGGLWFGTYHLLNYPASYDKPLYRFADFNAGWYASRNAAFQNAVSRASGVKLALDGDLIAYGSSEAGTTERAVRKLSTTLEMSNSDIRRQLEKGDSLAFEKTDLYKQVFALAEKKSGKALPRAILPGIQLESPKITRNLTTAWFAKRVDDRRARCMGL; via the coding sequence ATGCCATTTGCCGTACCACGTGCATTACCGCTGACGTTACTTGCCGCCTTCGTGCTGGCGGGCTGTGCCGAAAAAGGGGCCGCCCCGCTCAAAGAAGGGGAGAAGCCCGTTGATGTGGCGAGCGTGGTGCGGCAAAAAATGCCCGCCAGCGTGAAGGATCGCAGTGCGTGGGCTGATGCGCTGGCCACAACCTTCAAAAGTCAGAAGATCGCGCCCACTGAGGAGAATATCTGCTCGGTGCTGGCGGTGGCGCAGCAGGAATCGATGTATCAGTCCGATCCTGTCGTGCCTGGCCTGAACAAAATCGCCTGGAAGGAGATCGACCGCCGGGCCGAGTCGATGCATATCCCGGTTTTCCTGGTGCATACCGCCCTTAAAATCACCTCGCCAAACGGTAAAAGCTACAGCGAACGGCTGGATACGGTGAAAACCGAGAAACAGCTCAGCGCCATTTTCGATGATTTCATCAATATGGTGCCGATGGGGCAGAAGCTGTTTGGCTCGCTGAATCCGGTGCATACCGGCGGTCCGATGCAGGTCAGTATCGCCTTCGCGGAAAAACATACCGATGGTTATCCGTGGGATATCGACGGTACGGTGCGTCAGGAGGTCTTCTCCCTGCGCGGTGGACTGTGGTTTGGGACGTATCACTTGCTGAATTATCCGGCCAGTTACGATAAACCGCTGTATCGTTTTGCGGACTTTAACGCGGGCTGGTACGCCAGCCGAAATGCGGCCTTCCAGAATGCTGTAAGCCGCGCCAGCGGTGTCAAGCTCGCCCTCGACGGCGATCTCATTGCCTACGGCAGCAGTGAGGCCGGAACCACCGAACGTGCGGTACGAAAGCTTTCGACGACGCTGGAGATGAGCAACAGCGACATTCGCCGACAGCTGGAGAAGGGCGACAGCCTGGCGTTTGAGAAAACGGATCTGTATAAGCAGGTCTTTGCGCTGGCCGAGAAGAAAAGTGGAAAGGCATTACCAAGAGCGATTCTGCCAGGCATTCAGCTTGAAAGCCCGAAGATCACGCGTAACCTGACGACCGCCTGGTTCGCGAAACGCGTGGACGATCGTCGGGCTCGCTGTATGGGACTGTAA